A single Populus alba chromosome 7, ASM523922v2, whole genome shotgun sequence DNA region contains:
- the LOC118059547 gene encoding peptidyl-prolyl cis-trans isomerase FKBP16-3, chloroplastic, producing MASSSPSSLLLPLGSSSGKTTKRHGTINVFDKVQGLMNINSKREEDGYKFDEEKRSCNWAGIRGSSLCNIGLFDDIAKAAGLPPEDKPRLCDENCEKELENVPMVTTESGLQFKDIKLGQGPSPPVGFQVAANYVAMVPTGQIFDSSLEKGQLYICRVGSDQVIKGLDEGILSMKVGGKRRLYIPGLLAFPKGLTSAPGRPRVAPNSPVVFDVSLEYIPGLEVEEE from the exons atggcttcttcttctccttcatctctTCTGCTTCCACTTG GTTCTTCTTCTGGCAAAACTACTAAAAGACATGGCACTATTAATGTCTTTGACAAAGTCCAAGGTTTGATGAACATTAAT AGcaagagagaagaagatggaTACAAGTTTGATGAAGAGAAGAGATCATGTAATTGGGCTGGTATTAGGGGTTCAAGTCTTTGTAATATAGGCTTATTTGATGATATTGCCAAAGCAGCTGGATTGCCACCAGAAGACAAGCCAAGATTATGTGATGAAAACTGTGAGAAAGAGCTTGAAAAT GTGCCAATGGTGACTACAGAGTCTGGATTGCAGTTCAAGGATATTAAACTTGGTCAAGGCCCTAGTCCTCCAGTTGGTTTTCAG GTTGCTGCTAATTATGTTGCCATGGTTCCAACTGGGCAAATTTTTGACAG TTCATTGGAGAAAGGGCAGCTCTATATCTGTCGTGTTGGCTCCGATCAG GTGATCAAGGGACTTGATGAAGGGATCCTGAGCATGAAAGTTGGAGGGAAGCGGCGGCTCTACATTCCAGGACTG TTGGCTTTCCCGAAAGGACTCACTTCAGCTCCAGGAAGGCCAAGGGTGGCACCAAATAGTCCTGTAGTTTTCGATGTCAGTTTGGAATACATACCAGGCCTTGAAGTGGAAGAAGAATAA